Genomic DNA from Desulfurivibrio alkaliphilus AHT 2:
GGAGATTAGTTTGGGGAGCAGGGTGTCGCGTATTTTTGCTAATGTTTCTTGCGAATTAAGATTTTTAATCCATTTGTCAAAAATGTTATCCACTTGTTTTTCTAACAATTCGCCAAGCACCACAGGCGGGATGACCACCTTTGTCTGCTGGATAATCCCTTTGCTTATGTTTTGTTGAGCTGAACCTCTGGCTTGATTAGCTAAAGTGGCGACAATACGCTCAAGAGTGAGGTAGTTAAAAAAACGATATGGTTCCTTTGGGATAAGACCGCATACAGCTTGGTTGGTGGTCAACGGTTCGCCGACAAACGCGACTTGCCCTGCAGTTGCACCATACATAGCAATAACCGTGGCACCTGATGGAAGCCACTTGGCCGAGCTGTTTTTCAGCCCTAGATTAGTAATCCTGTTAACAGTGTTTGTGATTATATTTTGCCTTACCTCACCCGAGGTAAGCCAAGGTACTGTTCCATCATCCCAATATTCTGTTTTATCTTTTCTTGGGGTCCCTCCATTCTGGATTTTTGTGCATAGCTGTGAAATCTGGGACACCTCCCACCCCTCCGGCACCCAGCCCATTTCTTCGGTGGAGACGAAGCGGCTGGGGAACTGTTTTTGGATCGCTTCGGGGAGGGGTTTGCGCTGGTCGCCCAGGGCTTTGCGGGCCTTGGCGCGGGCTTGCAGGGGTTCGGGGATGGGGTTGCCGGCGGCCAGGGCGTTGTCGATGACCGGGTCGAAATCGACAAACCAGCTCTTGAACAGCGCCCGCGCCATCGCCTCCAGCGTGGCGTTCATCCGGCGGTTGAGCTCGATTTTGTCGTCGAGGGAGCCGAGGATGTGGGCGATGGCTTTTTGCTCTTCGATTGGCGGAATTGGTAGTTCAAAGTTGGGGATGTCAGCACACCTAAGACTGTCAAAGACCGCTCCAACATTCAGGTATTTATCTACTTGAGCCCACCATTCAGGACCGTTAGCAAGCCAACGCAGGAATGGCGGATAGACTCGACTTGAGTCCGACCGAAGCAATACCAGATTTTGGCCCAAAGCAAACCTGACCCCGGCTGGAACATAGGCTGTTTCACCAGGATTGCATCGCCTAGAGAG
This window encodes:
- a CDS encoding restriction endonuclease subunit S; this encodes MRGEWVRLTLKEAGVSLLDCVHKTPPDAGDGYPYIAIPQMKEGRIDFNANPRLISAADLEEWTKKANPQEDDVVLSRRCNPGETAYVPAGVRFALGQNLVLLRSDSSRVYPPFLRWLANGPEWWAQVDKYLNVGAVFDSLRCADIPNFELPIPPIEEQKAIAHILGSLDDKIELNRRMNATLEAMARALFKSWFVDFDPVIDNALAAGNPIPEPLQARAKARKALGDQRKPLPEAIQKQFPSRFVSTEEMGWVPEGWEVSQISQLCTKIQNGGTPRKDKTEYWDDGTVPWLTSGEVRQNIITNTVNRITNLGLKNSSAKWLPSGATVIAMYGATAGQVAFVGEPLTTNQAVCGLIPKEPYRFFNYLTLERIVATLANQARGSAQQNISKGIIQQTKVVIPPVVLGELLEKQVDNIFDKWIKNLNSQETLAKIRDTLLPKLISGQLRIPDAEKLVADAI